The Microlunatus antarcticus DNA segment CTCCTCCGCTATTTGCAAGTCAGCAGCATGCCCGGTCAAGCGGCCAGCGAAAGCGGCTTGGAGCACGGCTTGCCGCAGACTTCGACACTTATTGCCAACCGCATTGGCTTCGCCGACCATGCGTTCCCGTGCGACCGATAGCTGCTGCAGGTGCGAGGCTGCTGATCTTTGTTGCTCAATGTTCGGTTGTGGAATCTCGATCAGCCGCAGTTTCTCCTGCGGCAGGTGCTTGATGGTCGTGCCAGTCAGGAGTCGGTCGGCGCGGCCTGACTTGATGGTCTCCTCTATCATCCAGGCGACGTAGCTCGGCACCATGGCGCTCGCGTCGTTAACGCGGACTCGATGAATTGCCTTCTAAAATGCTATCTGCTTAGAACCGCCATCCCAAACTGCGCATCGACCCGGCTCGCCCCCTTCGCACACCAAGATGTCCCCGTCAACAATTCGCAGGCGGTCCGTCTCTGCAGGCGTGAGTTGTACCGACTTGACGTCACTTAGGTCGAAGCTCCGCCACCGAACATTGATGTTTCGGAGATAAGGGGTAGCGATACCGTTAGCCCGTTTAGCATCTAGCATCTTTCCGAGGGTCGTTTGGCACACATCCCCGAGGCGGACTTCCGGGACGGCTGTCTCCAGGAAAGCTCGCCTGACGCGGCGCATTGCGCTGAGGTCCAAGTTTCGCGCTTTTGCCGCGGCGGTGGCGATTTCTTGCATCGCGCCGTCAAGGCGGGAGAGGTGGTTTCCGAGGATATCGACGATTCGCCGCTGCTCATCAAGTGCAGGAACAGGCACCATCAGGCTGCCAACCCGCCTCTTGGATATCTGGGGAAGAATCGAGCCGTCGGCCAGAGATGACAACTCGATAGACTCGAACCAGAGTCGGAGGTACTCCGGCTCTACCTCCGACGACGCAACCACGCCCATGCAGTTGAGGTCGATGACCCCATCCACTGCGAGTGTCCTCTTCTTGTTCGTTGCGATCGCTCCGCCTGCCTTGGGGAATATAAGAGTTCCCGCCGGCAGGGGCGTGGCACCTAGAAGGCTTAGCTCATCTGGTGCCAGATGAGTCCTCGCCCGTGTGATTCGAACAGTGGCGCCGTTCATGTCGCCGACCTTGAAGAACGGAATCGTTCGATCGTGACGTGGGTGTTCCTTGAGGTGATGATCCAAGTGACGGGGGGTTCGTCCTGGTACCACTCTGGCTATCTCGCCGAGCGGGCGAAGGTTGGCATCGTGGGTCACGCAGTAAGATCCCGATTCAGTTCATTGATCAACGACACGGCTTGTTGGCCGAGGTCGCGAAGCGCCCCGTCTACGCCGCCGCGTTCGCTAAAGGGTGCTCCATCGAGGTCGTCAGTCGTTATGCCTGCTGAAGCGGCAACCACCTCGACCATACGGTCAAGCCACCACCGCTGCTGATGATCGAAGGTCGTGCCGGCCTGCTTCTGTTGTGCCAACCACGAGGCGTAGCGCTGCCGGATCCGGTCGGCGTAGGGCACTAGCTCGCCGTCAGTGCCGAGCGTGAAGCGAAGCAGCGACACTAGATCAGTGAGGGTGTGTCGGTCGCTGTGTCGTACGCGTCCGACCTCGACTGCGGCGTAAGCAGCCCAGATGAGGTCGGGAGTCCAGCTCCGCGGTGGCCGACTGATGCGGTCGGCGAGCTCTTGGATGTCAGCGAAGGAGATGCGTCGTTCATTGGCCTCGCCGAGGAGCTGAATGGCCGTGATCTCGTCGCGGTGTTCAAGCAAGTACTGCGTCCAGGACTCCACGATCGACCTGGCGCGCTGGGTATCGACGACACCGTGGGCATCGAGAAGCACGTCAACGCTTACTTCATCGATGACCTTGTCGTGCGCGGTGCGCAGTTCAAGGATGCGCAGACGCAGGTCGGGGTTGGCGGCCAGCGGCTCGATTGCGCGATCAAGCAAGTTCTGAACAGCGGCTTGGGGGTCGGCCGCGCCTTCGGCGGCCTTGGCCTGGGTGTCAGGGTCGACGGCGTCAACCAAGCCGCGGACTACGTCGCGCACCGGCTGACCGGCCACGACGTCGAGCTCGGCCCGCTCGGCCGGCGTGAGTTGCAGCTCCAGCGCCGCTAGACGGGACGCGAGGGTGGCGGTCTCGGCTTCGGTGATCGTTAGTGCTGCGGCTCTGGTGAGCAGCTGCTTGAGGGAAGCGCCCTTGTCTCGGTTAAGGGGTGGGTCGACAAAGTCGTGATCGGTGACCCCTACGGCGTCGACGATGACGAAGCGGGTCTTCGCGGTGGCGTCGGGGGTGACGGCCTGGAAGTCGGAAGGGTCGATGGTGCGGGCACCGCGGCCTTTCATCTGCTCGAAGTACTGCGCTGAGCGCACGTCGCGCATAAAAAACACGCACTCCAGCGGCTTGACGTCGGTGCCGGTGGCGATCATGTCCACTGTGACGGCAACGCGCAGGGAGGCGGAGGTGCGGAAGCGTTGCAGGTGGCCCTTGGGATCCTTGGCGACGTAAGTGATCTTCGCTGCGAAGTCGTTGCCCTTGCCGAAGACCTCTCTGATGGTGGTGACGACCTCCTCGGCGTGGGCGTCGTCCTTGCAGAAGATCAGTGTCTTGGGCACGGTTGAGCGGCCCGGGAAGATCTCGGTGTAGAGCCGGTCGCGGAAGGTCTCTAGCACCAAGCGGATCTGGGATGTAGAGGTCACGGCCCGGTCCAGCTGCTTGCTCGTGTACTCCAGGTCCTCGTCGAGTTCGACGAGCTTCTGCACTCGGGTGCGCCTGTCCACGGTGGGCACCACGGTCCCAGCTTCGATGCGGGAGCCGCCTTGGCTGATCTCAGTGGCGATCTTGTACAGGTCGAAGTCGACGTTGACCCCGTCCGCCACGGACTGGGGGTAGGTGTACTCGCTGACGAGGTTTTGGCGGAAGAAGCCGAACGTCTGCTTGCCTGGCGTGGCGGTGAGGCCGGCCACGTGGGCGTCGAAGTACTCCAGCACCGAGCGCCACACCCCGTAGATGGAGCGGTGGGCTTCGTCCACAATGACAAGGTCGAAAGCCTCCGGCGGTAGAGAGGCGCTGTATGCGACGGTGACCGGGGCTTTGGGAACGTAGGAGTCCAGATCTGGATCGTCGGAGTCACTGACGCCCTCACCGCGCAGGGCCATGAAGACCCGCTGGATGGTGGAGATGACAACGTGAGTGCTGCCGAGGGCGCCAGCGCTGGTCAACTTGTCGACGTTATAGATCTCGGTAAAGCGCCGGCCGTCATCCGAGGTGCGGTAGTTCTGGAACTCCGCCAAAGTTTGGTCAGCGAGGTTGTTGCGGTCGACCAGGAACAGGACGCGGTGGAATCCGCCGTGCTTGAGCAGGCGGTAGGCCGCCGTGACTGCAGTGAAGGTTTTGCCGGCGCCGGTCGCCATCTGCACGAGTGACCGGTCGAAGCGTTGCTCAGCAAGCGAGTTCTCAATCCCGTTGATGGCGGTGATCTGCGCCGGACGCAGTGGGGCGACGTCGAGCTCCGGCATGTGCTGCACCTTGGCCCGCCACGTGGGGCGCTCCAGGTCGGCTTCAGCCTCACGTAGCGCTCGCGCCAGGGTGGCAGGCGCGGGGAAGGCGAAGATGCGGCGCGCTCTTGGCGTCGGGTCGTACCCGTTCGTGAAGTGTGTCTCCGAGCCGCTGGCCTCAAACACGAAGGGCAGTCGTCCCTCGACGGTGAGGGACTTGAGGCGTACCTCGGCAGGCAGGCCCTGGGCGTACATGGCCGACTGCCACTCGACGCCTGACAGCGTCGTGCCCTCGGGCTTCGCCTCGATCACACCCACAGCTCGCTTATCGACGTAGAGCAGGTAGTCGGCTCGGCCGTGACCCTTCGTCATGATCGTCTCGCGAACCGCGACCCCAGGTCCGGCGAAGAGGTTCATTGCCGCTCGGTCCTGCACAGACCATCCTGCCGCCGAGAGCTGGCCGTCGATCAGAACGCGGGCACGCTGTTCGGCGGCGAGTGGCAAGGATGTCTCAGGCATGGCCAGCCACACGCTACTTGAGGTGTCACTCGCCCACTTGGAAGTCCTTGACCTGGTGTGTGCACGGGGCGCGCCAGGGCAGCGTGCACCTCCGGCGGCCCAGTTCGACGGGCGAGTCTCGCGTCGCTGAGGATTCGCCAAGGGGCGTGCGTAAACGCGCCGCAAGCGGCTTGCGCCGGCAGCCGTGACCACTTGGACCGCCAGCGATGAACAGCCGCTTGTTGTCGCCCTGGACAGTAGGACCACGCCGCGTCCGCGCGTATCCCCTACCACCGTGTGGCGGGTTGATTGATGATGACTTTGTGCGTGATCGGCTCGGGGCCGAGCCAGGAGCGGGTGTGCGGGTAACAAGTGTGCCTACAGCGCGGAGGCGCTCGGCGTCCTTCGGCAACTCGCGCCGAGGCGAAGGCGACCGACCCGATGCGCCGGATCACCATTCTGGTGCCGTCGAACCTGGCCGGTGTCGTGGCCAGGAGATCGCTCGCCAAGGGTCGTGAGGCTGGACGCTCGGGCGTCGCAGCGCTCGAGATCAGCACCCTCGACCGGCTTGCCGAACGCTGGGCCGCTCCTCGGATGGACCAACGGCGCCCCCTTGCCCCGTCCCTGCTGGCAGGCGCCTGGCGTACCGCGCTGCGTGACGAACCGGGTCTGTTCGTCGACGTTGCCGACCACCCCGCCACGGTCCAGGCGCTGGTT contains these protein-coding regions:
- a CDS encoding restriction endonuclease subunit S, producing MVPSYVAWMIEETIKSGRADRLLTGTTIKHLPQEKLRLIEIPQPNIEQQRSAASHLQQLSVARERMVGEANAVGNKCRSLRQAVLQAAFAGRLTGHAADLQIAEEIADV
- a CDS encoding restriction endonuclease subunit S, producing the protein MTHDANLRPLGEIARVVPGRTPRHLDHHLKEHPRHDRTIPFFKVGDMNGATVRITRARTHLAPDELSLLGATPLPAGTLIFPKAGGAIATNKKRTLAVDGVIDLNCMGVVASSEVEPEYLRLWFESIELSSLADGSILPQISKRRVGSLMVPVPALDEQRRIVDILGNHLSRLDGAMQEIATAAAKARNLDLSAMRRVRRAFLETAVPEVRLGDVCQTTLGKMLDAKRANGIATPYLRNINVRWRSFDLSDVKSVQLTPAETDRLRIVDGDILVCEGGEPGRCAVWDGGSKQIAF
- a CDS encoding type I restriction endonuclease subunit R, which codes for MPETSLPLAAEQRARVLIDGQLSAAGWSVQDRAAMNLFAGPGVAVRETIMTKGHGRADYLLYVDKRAVGVIEAKPEGTTLSGVEWQSAMYAQGLPAEVRLKSLTVEGRLPFVFEASGSETHFTNGYDPTPRARRIFAFPAPATLARALREAEADLERPTWRAKVQHMPELDVAPLRPAQITAINGIENSLAEQRFDRSLVQMATGAGKTFTAVTAAYRLLKHGGFHRVLFLVDRNNLADQTLAEFQNYRTSDDGRRFTEIYNVDKLTSAGALGSTHVVISTIQRVFMALRGEGVSDSDDPDLDSYVPKAPVTVAYSASLPPEAFDLVIVDEAHRSIYGVWRSVLEYFDAHVAGLTATPGKQTFGFFRQNLVSEYTYPQSVADGVNVDFDLYKIATEISQGGSRIEAGTVVPTVDRRTRVQKLVELDEDLEYTSKQLDRAVTSTSQIRLVLETFRDRLYTEIFPGRSTVPKTLIFCKDDAHAEEVVTTIREVFGKGNDFAAKITYVAKDPKGHLQRFRTSASLRVAVTVDMIATGTDVKPLECVFFMRDVRSAQYFEQMKGRGARTIDPSDFQAVTPDATAKTRFVIVDAVGVTDHDFVDPPLNRDKGASLKQLLTRAAALTITEAETATLASRLAALELQLTPAERAELDVVAGQPVRDVVRGLVDAVDPDTQAKAAEGAADPQAAVQNLLDRAIEPLAANPDLRLRILELRTAHDKVIDEVSVDVLLDAHGVVDTQRARSIVESWTQYLLEHRDEITAIQLLGEANERRISFADIQELADRISRPPRSWTPDLIWAAYAAVEVGRVRHSDRHTLTDLVSLLRFTLGTDGELVPYADRIRQRYASWLAQQKQAGTTFDHQQRWWLDRMVEVVAASAGITTDDLDGAPFSERGGVDGALRDLGQQAVSLINELNRDLTA